Proteins co-encoded in one Bacteroidota bacterium genomic window:
- a CDS encoding tail fiber domain-containing protein, whose translation MKKLYTSVFIFSFLFFGEKIFSQNIGVNTDGSAAAPGVMLDVKGTNPLTTSGLQNIFQIKSFDGNIVALKLHLGLYTDPNAALRYGVIDVIEGASTNVNLSIQPSGGNVGIGTISPQNTLHVVSTFPNTSSSPHPYRTGIIVEGDQNTFGGRVAIRQAGTNPCMTLYRNNGTIASPTTLIAGDMIGNLAFGGYDGSVVIASPGITSVAAETWTPAAHGWSLVFNTINTGTSGSTEKMRLSSEGNLGIGIPTPTSKLHVFNTNPALTIESDNQYAPVLTANQNANLHASWNTIQPGSAFNFNCDLYGSVNRIETTSGQTGTITGTYGSTNDVYNNGTGTITNAYGSTSYVRNISTGTITNAIGLQANVTNVSSGTITNGYGVFVSAIQATNKYSLYASDATAPSYFAGNVSMGDPTAYARLDVKGSGSTNATYAFGVRNSSDIYSLVVADNGYVGIGTIGSFPAPLMPLHLHSTVNNFHAIRLTAENTTRYWDIVKRGNTYPQPDNFVIAYWNGGSWQEEFQITPAGNFGMGVNNPVNKLEVFGNISATADIYLGACGVWLSPLVCSDIRYKKDIVPMKEVLPDVMKLVGVKYNWRKDEFPDSHFDDKRNIGLIAQDMEKVFPEIVNTNDKGYKSIDYAKLTPVLVEAIKELKTENDSLKAENTVILNEVKNLKADMEKIKIMITTQASK comes from the coding sequence ATGAAAAAACTTTACACTTCCGTATTTATTTTTTCTTTTCTTTTTTTCGGAGAAAAAATATTTTCACAGAACATCGGTGTCAATACCGATGGCTCTGCTGCTGCACCAGGCGTGATGCTGGATGTGAAAGGAACTAATCCGCTTACCACATCCGGGTTACAAAATATTTTTCAAATTAAATCTTTTGACGGAAACATTGTCGCACTTAAACTTCATCTTGGGTTATATACCGATCCTAACGCAGCATTGCGCTACGGAGTTATTGATGTAATTGAAGGCGCAAGTACTAATGTCAATCTTTCAATACAGCCATCAGGTGGCAATGTTGGTATAGGAACAATCTCGCCTCAAAATACCTTGCATGTTGTTTCCACTTTTCCAAATACATCAAGCAGTCCGCATCCTTACCGCACAGGTATCATTGTTGAAGGCGACCAGAATACATTCGGAGGACGTGTTGCAATACGGCAGGCAGGCACAAATCCCTGCATGACTTTATATAGAAATAACGGAACCATTGCTTCGCCTACCACTTTAATTGCTGGAGATATGATAGGCAATCTTGCCTTTGGAGGATATGACGGTTCGGTGGTTATTGCTTCGCCCGGAATTACTTCAGTTGCGGCAGAAACATGGACACCTGCCGCGCACGGCTGGAGTCTTGTCTTCAATACGATAAACACAGGCACTTCCGGAAGCACCGAAAAAATGCGGCTTAGTTCAGAAGGCAACCTTGGCATCGGAATTCCAACTCCTACATCCAAACTTCATGTATTTAATACCAATCCTGCTTTGACGATAGAATCTGACAATCAGTATGCACCTGTGCTTACAGCCAACCAAAATGCAAATCTGCACGCTTCATGGAATACTATTCAGCCGGGTTCAGCATTTAATTTTAACTGTGATTTGTACGGCTCAGTAAACAGAATTGAAACAACCTCCGGACAGACGGGAACTATCACAGGAACTTATGGATCAACCAATGATGTGTACAATAACGGTACAGGAACAATTACCAATGCCTATGGCTCCACAAGTTATGTTAGAAATATTTCAACAGGAACTATTACCAACGCAATCGGATTGCAGGCAAATGTTACCAATGTGAGTTCAGGAACTATTACTAACGGATATGGAGTTTTTGTTTCAGCTATTCAGGCAACAAACAAATATAGCTTATATGCTTCTGATGCAACTGCTCCAAGTTATTTTGCAGGCAATGTCAGCATGGGGGATCCAACTGCCTATGCTCGTTTAGATGTGAAAGGAAGCGGAAGCACTAACGCTACGTATGCTTTTGGAGTAAGGAACAGTTCGGATATTTATAGTTTAGTGGTTGCTGACAATGGATATGTAGGAATTGGCACCATCGGCTCATTTCCTGCACCGCTTATGCCGCTTCATTTACACTCAACGGTAAATAATTTTCATGCGATAAGATTGACAGCCGAAAACACAACCAGGTATTGGGATATTGTTAAACGCGGCAACACTTATCCCCAGCCCGATAATTTTGTAATAGCTTATTGGAATGGAGGATCGTGGCAGGAAGAATTTCAGATTACTCCTGCCGGCAATTTTGGAATGGGAGTGAATAACCCAGTCAATAAATTAGAGGTGTTCGGCAATATTTCGGCTACTGCTGATATTTATCTCGGAGCGTGCGGTGTTTGGCTGAGCCCGTTGGTTTGTTCTGATATACGATATAAAAAAGATATTGTTCCCATGAAAGAAGTATTGCCCGATGTGATGAAACTTGTGGGAGTAAAATATAACTGGCGCAAAGATGAATTTCCCGATTCGCACTTTGATGACAAAAGAAATATTGGTCTCATTGCTCAGGATATGGAAAAAGTATTTCCTGAAATTGTAAATACAAATGATAAAGGATATAAAAGCATTGACTACGCAAAACTCACTCCCGTGCTTGTTGAAGCCATCAAAGAGTTGAAAACAGAAAATGACAGTTTGAAAGCAGAGAATACTGTCATTCTGAACGAAGTGAAGAACCTGAAAGCAGATATGGAGAAAATAAAAATTATGATTACAACCCAAGCATCAAAATAA
- a CDS encoding thymidylate synthase, which yields MKQYHDLLKQVLAQGTKKSDRTGTGTISIFGYQMRFDLAEGFPLLTTKKVHTKSIIHELLWFLKGDTNIKYLKDNGVGIWDEWADANGNLGPVYGSQWRNWPTPDGKHIDQITNVIEQIKKNPDSRRLIVSAWNVADIDKMKLPPCHAFFQFYVLDGKLSCQLYQRSADIFLGVPFNIASYALLTMMVAQVCDLKLGEFIHTFGDAHIYSNHMEQVNLQLSRDFRPLPQLKINPAVKSIFDFKYEDFTIENYNPHPHIKGAVAV from the coding sequence GTGAAACAGTATCACGATTTATTAAAGCAGGTGCTTGCGCAGGGCACAAAAAAATCTGACCGCACGGGCACGGGCACCATCAGCATTTTTGGTTACCAGATGAGGTTTGATTTGGCAGAAGGGTTTCCGCTTCTCACTACAAAAAAGGTTCACACAAAATCCATCATTCACGAGCTGCTTTGGTTTTTGAAGGGTGATACGAACATAAAATATCTGAAAGATAACGGTGTGGGCATTTGGGATGAATGGGCGGATGCGAACGGAAACCTGGGACCTGTGTATGGTTCGCAGTGGAGAAACTGGCCAACGCCTGATGGAAAACACATTGACCAGATAACGAATGTGATTGAGCAGATAAAAAAGAATCCAGATTCGCGCAGATTAATTGTAAGCGCGTGGAATGTTGCCGATATTGATAAAATGAAACTTCCGCCTTGTCATGCGTTCTTTCAGTTTTATGTGCTCGATGGAAAACTTTCTTGTCAGCTTTATCAGCGCAGTGCAGATATTTTTCTGGGTGTTCCTTTTAACATTGCTTCGTATGCCTTGCTTACGATGATGGTTGCGCAGGTATGTGATTTGAAATTGGGTGAGTTCATACACACCTTTGGCGATGCGCATATTTATTCCAACCACATGGAGCAGGTGAATCTTCAGCTCTCGAGGGATTTCAGACCGCTTCCACAACTAAAAATAAATCCTGCTGTGAAAAGTATTTTTGATTTTAAGTACGAGGATTTCACGATTGAGAACTATAATCCGCATCCTCACATTAAGGGCGCGGTTGCTGTCTAG
- a CDS encoding dihydrofolate reductase: MIISLIVAVAENNVIGKNNSLPWHLPADMKYFRDTTLGHCVIMGRKNYDSIPLKYRPLDGRTNIVVTFQNDFIADGCIVVNSLEDALKQAMNKNETEVFIIGGADIYRQTINIADKIYYTKIHHAFDGDAFFPKVNSDRWKLTMQTDRQSDEKNKFPFSFCVYESRT, encoded by the coding sequence ATGATTATTTCGCTGATTGTAGCAGTTGCTGAAAATAATGTGATTGGGAAAAATAATTCTTTGCCATGGCATTTACCGGCTGACATGAAATACTTCCGTGATACAACATTGGGGCATTGCGTAATCATGGGAAGAAAAAATTATGATTCAATTCCACTGAAGTACCGTCCGCTGGATGGAAGAACAAACATTGTAGTAACATTTCAGAACGATTTTATTGCGGATGGATGCATTGTTGTCAACTCATTGGAAGACGCATTGAAACAAGCAATGAACAAAAATGAAACAGAAGTTTTTATCATTGGAGGAGCTGATATTTACAGGCAGACGATTAATATTGCTGATAAAATATATTACACAAAAATCCATCACGCCTTCGATGGAGATGCTTTTTTCCCGAAAGTGAATTCAGACAGATGGAAACTTACTATGCAAACGGATAGGCAGTCCGATGAGAAAAATAAATTTCCATTTTCGTTTTGTGTTTATGAGTCCCGCACATAG